A single Methanosphaera cuniculi DNA region contains:
- a CDS encoding GNAT family N-acetyltransferase, whose translation MDIEIIQPNKDDIIKYDVKNFLFKMVKYCYDLDYVAEYHYDIVDLEKYYIDPENSNIYLAIDTNKQQVIASCAIRNYDRDYKVKNRTYSKDDTASIHRMFVHPDYRHQKIGSKLIKCLEEFCIEKQYNQLYLHTYESSYGALSFWLYNNFKITYHTHDEDGTIHMEKILNHNTYNEDGNINLKETVST comes from the coding sequence ATGGATATTGAAATTATACAACCAAATAAAGATGACATTATAAAGTATGATGTTAAAAATTTTCTATTTAAGATGGTAAAATACTGCTATGATCTTGACTATGTTGCAGAATATCATTATGATATAGTGGATCTTGAAAAATATTACATAGACCCTGAAAATAGTAACATCTACTTAGCAATTGATACTAATAAACAACAAGTAATTGCATCATGTGCTATACGAAATTATGATCGAGATTATAAAGTTAAAAATAGAACATATAGCAAAGATGATACAGCAAGTATTCATCGTATGTTTGTACATCCTGATTATAGACATCAAAAAATAGGATCAAAACTAATTAAATGTCTTGAAGAATTCTGTATAGAAAAACAATACAATCAACTATACCTTCACACTTATGAAAGTAGTTATGGAGCATTATCTTTCTGGTTATATAATAACTTTAAAATAACATATCATACCCATGATGAAGATGGTACTATTCACATGGAAAAAATCTTAAATCATAACACATACAATGAAGATGGAAATATTAATCTTAAAGAAACAGTATCCACATAA